The Citrifermentans bemidjiense Bem genome window below encodes:
- a CDS encoding HlyD family secretion protein, whose protein sequence is MAFPKTAMIISGLVLVSVVGAGIYLLNRHQSDAGMQSTDDAYVRADFTLVAPRVNGQIARVLVDDNETVKAGQLLAVIDDHDLKVAVQSAQAEAGAAQAAIESLKATIKRNASTIQQAQAAVRSDEASIALAKANAERYRNLSTDGSGTRQEAQNADTQLQVHLAALDRDKAGVEAARQQTSILEADLKKAESSLERAKAVQAAAELNLSYTKIVAPIDGTIARRSVRQGAFVTTGMPLLAVVPLDKVYIEANFRETQLARIRPGQSVTIRVDTLPGVVLSGSVASLSPASGASFAPVAPQNATGNFTKIIQRLPVRISITPGQVASGQLRVGMSVQPTIEICEGKGSV, encoded by the coding sequence ATGGCATTTCCAAAAACAGCAATGATCATCTCCGGCCTCGTTTTAGTGTCCGTAGTCGGAGCGGGTATTTACCTTCTCAATCGTCACCAATCCGATGCGGGTATGCAATCAACCGATGATGCATATGTGCGGGCGGATTTTACCTTGGTAGCCCCGCGGGTAAACGGGCAGATAGCTCGTGTTCTTGTGGATGATAATGAAACCGTAAAGGCTGGTCAGCTGCTGGCTGTAATCGACGACCACGATCTTAAGGTTGCCGTACAGAGCGCACAAGCGGAGGCAGGAGCAGCGCAGGCCGCCATTGAAAGCCTGAAGGCAACCATCAAGCGAAATGCGTCAACCATTCAGCAGGCTCAGGCTGCCGTAAGGTCGGATGAAGCTTCGATCGCCCTCGCTAAGGCCAATGCCGAGCGTTATCGGAATTTGTCAACTGATGGTTCAGGAACTCGCCAGGAAGCTCAGAATGCGGATACCCAATTACAGGTGCACCTGGCAGCGCTCGACCGCGACAAGGCAGGGGTAGAAGCAGCCCGACAGCAAACCTCGATACTTGAAGCCGATCTGAAAAAAGCGGAAAGCTCACTGGAGCGTGCGAAGGCCGTACAGGCTGCCGCCGAGCTCAACCTTTCCTATACCAAGATCGTCGCTCCCATAGACGGGACCATAGCACGCCGTTCCGTGCGCCAGGGCGCATTCGTCACCACCGGTATGCCTTTGCTGGCAGTGGTGCCGCTGGATAAGGTGTATATCGAAGCCAACTTCCGCGAAACACAACTTGCCCGCATTCGCCCGGGACAATCCGTTACAATCCGTGTTGATACCCTGCCTGGCGTGGTGCTGTCGGGCAGCGTCGCAAGTTTATCGCCGGCAAGCGGTGCTTCATTTGCCCCTGTAGCTCCGCAGAACGCAACTGGCAATTTCACCAAAATTATTCAGCGCTTGCCGGTTCGCATAAGTATTACCCCCGGACAAGTCGCCAGCGGGCAGTTACGAGTTGGCATGTCCGTACAGCCAACGATTGAGATCTGTGAAGGCAAGGGGAGCGTTTAA
- a CDS encoding FMN-dependent NADH-azoreductase, with protein MARLLYVTCNLKPLEISRSLSVGNEFLHEYLKQNPDDEVHFLDLYRDHIQRIDADVLSGWGKLRSGASLATLSDDEQRKVSRIWKHADQFIAADKYVFVTPMYNLGFPAEFKMYIDAVCVVGKTFTYTPAGAVGLLKNQGRKCLHIHSNGGFHYGKEEDHSVPYLKSIMGFMGIEDFESVVLEGVDAMPDLAEEFKQAAVIKAHLAAQSF; from the coding sequence ATGGCAAGACTACTCTACGTTACCTGCAACCTTAAACCTCTGGAGATTTCCCGGAGCCTCTCGGTCGGGAACGAATTCCTGCATGAATACCTCAAACAAAATCCTGACGACGAGGTGCATTTTCTCGACCTTTACCGCGACCACATCCAGCGGATCGATGCCGATGTTCTCTCCGGCTGGGGGAAACTGCGGAGTGGCGCGAGCCTTGCGACCCTCTCCGACGACGAGCAGCGCAAAGTCAGCCGCATCTGGAAGCACGCAGACCAATTCATCGCAGCGGACAAGTACGTGTTCGTGACACCGATGTACAATCTCGGCTTTCCGGCGGAATTCAAGATGTATATAGATGCGGTATGCGTGGTCGGCAAAACTTTCACATACACCCCTGCCGGCGCTGTCGGTCTTTTGAAAAACCAGGGCAGAAAGTGTCTCCATATTCACTCGAATGGCGGCTTCCATTACGGCAAGGAAGAGGACCACTCCGTCCCTTATCTCAAATCAATTATGGGCTTCATGGGGATCGAAGACTTTGAATCGGTCGTCTTGGAGGGGGTCGACGCCATGCCGGACTTGGCAGAAGAATTCAAACAAGCAGCCGTAATAAAGGCCCATCTAGCCGCGCAGAGCTTTTAA
- a CDS encoding PEP-CTERM sorting domain-containing protein — MKATSKIIVKLCLSVALLAVAVPAGAVQINFTGGTVVLADSSTGTTNNSLNFSNVAYYDEGGFRLRFIDQSATSFSSYIGDYYNASNDVIHGHWATGDYGTLTKILVTKLDGSAFDLNYFVLTSNTEVGGSLATGNEQAYIHASTDGVSSNYFETLPAENWGFPATQVFLGSQFDDIKAFWFTSGPRVDCFGMDNFYIDEEAPPAVPEPSTILLLGAGLAGLAVWRKRKAA; from the coding sequence ATGAAGGCTACCAGCAAGATCATCGTCAAATTGTGTCTGTCTGTAGCGCTTTTAGCTGTCGCAGTTCCGGCAGGGGCCGTCCAGATCAACTTTACGGGCGGGACAGTGGTATTGGCCGATAGCTCGACCGGCACCACCAACAACAGCTTGAACTTCAGCAACGTGGCCTATTACGACGAGGGGGGATTCAGACTGAGGTTCATAGACCAATCGGCTACCTCCTTCAGCTCCTACATCGGTGACTACTATAACGCCAGCAACGACGTCATACATGGTCACTGGGCCACCGGCGATTACGGCACCCTCACGAAGATCCTGGTAACGAAACTCGACGGTTCAGCTTTCGATTTGAATTACTTCGTACTCACGAGCAATACCGAGGTCGGCGGGTCTTTGGCGACAGGCAACGAGCAGGCCTACATCCACGCCTCTACCGACGGGGTCTCCAGCAACTACTTCGAAACGCTCCCCGCGGAAAATTGGGGCTTCCCCGCTACCCAGGTCTTCCTCGGCTCGCAGTTCGACGACATCAAGGCGTTCTGGTTCACCTCCGGGCCTCGTGTGGACTGCTTCGGCATGGACAACTTCTATATCGATGAAGAAGCTCCGCCTGCCGTGCCCGAGCCGTCCACCATACTTCTGCTAGGCGCAGGGCTCGCGGGTCTGGCTGTGTGGCGCAAGCGCAAGGCAGCATAA
- a CDS encoding response regulator, giving the protein MKLLVVDDNSNDRKLLRLTLEHHGFETIWEASNGEEAYETAQINKPDLIISDALMPRMDGFQFLRLIKMEPELKDIPFIFYSAVYTGYKEEELALSLGAETFIVKPKEPEELWNLIAAVLEKLSAGKKASQYVEPVEEEKHFLKKYDEIVTAKLEEKVGELQDALTRLKEAEAVLLKTNEELEKRVAGRTRELEINRSELAAQNVELSKTYHDLETQTAERIRAMEELREKDQMLTQQSRVAAMGEMLSNIAHHWRQPLNVVALKLQELEMVKELDHEFLDANVGEALKIIFQLSKTIDDFRVFSAPDTQKSLFNVEQIIAKAVSFIEESFKEQQIAIDVSSTGQPQVDGYSNEFGQVILNILLNARDTIFERRTLNARVAVRSWTENGRVVVTITDTAGGIEEGIIGKIFDPFFTTKAQGKGSGVGLFMSKTIIETKMGGRLTARNVNDGAEFRIEI; this is encoded by the coding sequence ATGAAATTGCTCGTCGTTGACGACAACAGTAATGATCGAAAACTGTTGCGCTTAACCCTGGAGCACCACGGTTTTGAGACCATCTGGGAAGCCAGCAACGGCGAGGAGGCCTATGAGACGGCTCAGATCAACAAGCCGGACCTGATCATCTCGGACGCCTTGATGCCGCGGATGGATGGATTTCAGTTCCTGCGTCTGATCAAGATGGAACCGGAACTCAAAGACATCCCGTTTATCTTCTACTCCGCCGTCTATACCGGCTACAAGGAAGAGGAACTGGCCCTCTCGCTCGGTGCCGAGACTTTTATCGTTAAGCCGAAGGAGCCGGAAGAGTTGTGGAACCTCATTGCTGCCGTCCTGGAGAAACTATCGGCAGGGAAAAAAGCAAGCCAGTACGTTGAGCCCGTGGAAGAGGAAAAGCACTTCCTCAAAAAGTATGACGAAATCGTAACGGCGAAGCTCGAGGAGAAGGTCGGGGAGCTTCAAGACGCTCTGACCCGTCTTAAGGAGGCCGAAGCGGTCTTATTAAAAACAAATGAAGAGTTGGAAAAACGGGTCGCCGGGCGGACCAGGGAACTGGAAATAAATCGTTCGGAACTTGCCGCGCAAAACGTGGAACTGTCGAAAACCTATCACGATTTGGAGACTCAAACGGCGGAACGGATCCGGGCGATGGAAGAACTCCGGGAAAAGGACCAGATGCTGACTCAGCAGAGCCGAGTGGCGGCGATGGGTGAGATGCTGAGCAACATTGCCCATCACTGGCGCCAACCGCTCAACGTCGTCGCACTGAAGCTTCAGGAACTGGAAATGGTCAAGGAATTGGACCATGAATTCCTTGATGCCAACGTCGGCGAAGCCCTGAAAATCATCTTTCAATTGTCCAAGACTATCGATGATTTCCGTGTTTTCTCTGCTCCCGACACACAGAAGTCATTGTTCAATGTGGAACAGATTATAGCGAAAGCAGTTTCTTTCATAGAAGAAAGTTTCAAGGAACAGCAAATTGCCATAGATGTCAGTTCAACTGGTCAACCTCAAGTTGACGGGTATTCAAACGAATTTGGTCAGGTGATCTTGAACATACTGTTGAACGCCAGGGATACCATTTTTGAGAGACGGACGCTCAATGCCCGGGTTGCCGTGCGTTCATGGACAGAAAATGGCAGGGTAGTAGTAACGATTACCGACACAGCCGGAGGCATCGAGGAAGGAATCATCGGTAAAATATTTGACCCCTTTTTTACAACCAAAGCCCAGGGGAAGGGATCCGGGGTCGGTCTGTTCATGTCCAAAACGATCATCGAGACAAAAATGGGGGGGCGTTTAACCGCTCGGAATGTCAACGACGGTGCAGAGTTCAGGATCGAGATCTGA
- a CDS encoding response regulator, translating into MKQVLVIEDNRDNLGLIRFALERAGYKVTSAETGAAGVSVALESSFDLIIVDINLPDFDGYEVTRRIRKASPDKAAPIVAITSNAMTGDREKTLAAGCDGYFEKPIDPITIVEQIEKAVGISRATK; encoded by the coding sequence ATGAAGCAGGTACTGGTTATCGAAGACAATCGGGACAACCTTGGCTTGATCAGGTTCGCTCTGGAACGGGCAGGCTACAAGGTGACCTCCGCCGAAACAGGAGCCGCGGGGGTAAGTGTTGCCTTGGAATCGAGCTTCGATCTCATCATCGTCGACATCAACCTCCCGGATTTCGACGGGTATGAGGTTACGCGCCGAATCCGCAAAGCGTCGCCTGACAAGGCGGCCCCGATCGTGGCCATCACTTCCAACGCCATGACGGGCGATCGGGAGAAGACCTTGGCGGCCGGCTGCGACGGCTATTTCGAAAAGCCCATCGATCCGATTACCATCGTCGAGCAGATCGAGAAGGCTGTGGGAATTTCCCGCGCCACTAAATGA
- a CDS encoding PAS domain S-box protein: protein MDLTSGQHTDPEIPGRRGRTVYSSLRQSLTALLFLLVLAVIGCLVANRIYEGYLAGKERGSAAILLGTKGYALSAGITRRVALLEGLYAFTEANTSESDFGRRFDVYAAGLHAGAKDVRLFAITREGVIRYLYPVKGNERAMELDLFLAPLTREDALRTLNSRGTTLSNPYELRQGGLGVVARKAVFAKGEFWGFATLVIDIPSVLAEAGLDRQDRLDMTVRDRAGKVFYGDAGIFAKSPVMLHIGLPEGYWELAAVPKGGWEAPVRRDLLIFRLGTFFTASCLAFIVFQIYDRQRRLRNAVQERTAALKEIENYNRTLFELSPIGLALCSMDGVLVDVNTAYADILGRTVAETLGLSYWEITPEKYEDQERMRLERLETVGFYGPYEKEYCRRDGRLVPVRLHGRIIERNKARFIWSSVEDITDRKHAEAEIKREHAFSEALIDSLPGVVYLYDQEMNFLRWNKNFERVTGYAPEEILRLQPLDFFVEKDKALLQSRIQEVFVKGASNVEAGFVAKDGSSAPYFFTGLRTEIDGKTCLIGIGIDISDRKRLEEELTALNLNLETRVAERTQELNEKSAQLAAANEKLKEVDRLKSMFIASMSHELRTPLNSVIGYSSIILNEWLGPLQPTQKENLAIVLRAGKHLLSLINDVIDVSKIEAGQIEVHNEEFDLFDLVQEAAQQLEPEIRGKGLAFPVTNIHLQLLADRRRLLQAVLNLLSNAMKYTVEGSIQLAVNFDGTWAEISVADSGIGISEQDAKLVFQPFRRLDSSLRGTVSGTGLGLYLTNKLVREVLGGTITFVSAVGQGSTFTIRIPVTVGADAEAKERVS, encoded by the coding sequence ATGGATCTCACCTCAGGACAACATACGGATCCGGAAATACCCGGAAGGCGCGGGCGGACAGTGTATTCCTCCTTGCGGCAGTCATTGACGGCACTGCTCTTCCTGCTGGTCCTGGCCGTGATAGGTTGCCTTGTCGCTAACCGGATATATGAGGGATATCTGGCCGGCAAAGAACGCGGATCTGCCGCAATCCTCCTCGGCACCAAGGGATATGCGTTGTCGGCCGGCATCACCAGGAGGGTCGCACTCCTGGAAGGGCTTTATGCCTTTACCGAGGCGAATACTTCTGAGTCGGATTTCGGGAGACGGTTCGACGTTTATGCCGCTGGGCTCCATGCGGGGGCCAAGGACGTTCGCCTTTTTGCCATAACCAGGGAAGGCGTCATCCGTTACCTTTACCCGGTCAAAGGAAACGAGCGGGCGATGGAACTTGATCTGTTTCTCGCTCCACTAACGCGGGAAGATGCCTTAAGGACTTTGAACAGCCGGGGCACCACTCTGAGCAACCCCTATGAATTGCGTCAAGGAGGCCTCGGAGTGGTGGCGCGCAAAGCGGTCTTCGCCAAGGGGGAGTTCTGGGGGTTCGCGACCTTGGTCATCGATATCCCGTCAGTTCTCGCAGAGGCGGGACTGGATCGTCAAGATCGCCTTGACATGACGGTGCGGGATCGAGCCGGGAAGGTTTTTTACGGTGACGCCGGGATATTCGCCAAGTCGCCGGTCATGCTGCACATCGGGCTTCCTGAAGGCTACTGGGAACTTGCAGCCGTTCCAAAAGGCGGATGGGAGGCTCCCGTCCGCAGAGATCTCCTGATCTTCAGGCTGGGGACCTTTTTTACTGCGTCCTGTCTCGCTTTCATTGTCTTCCAGATTTACGATCGGCAACGGCGCCTCCGCAATGCGGTTCAAGAGCGGACGGCGGCGCTGAAGGAGATCGAAAATTATAACCGTACCTTGTTCGAACTCTCTCCTATCGGCCTTGCCCTATGCAGCATGGACGGTGTGCTCGTGGACGTGAACACTGCTTATGCCGACATTTTGGGGAGAACAGTCGCAGAGACGCTGGGACTTAGCTATTGGGAGATAACTCCTGAGAAATACGAGGACCAGGAAAGAATGCGACTTGAACGGCTCGAAACGGTGGGCTTTTATGGTCCGTACGAGAAGGAGTACTGCCGCAGGGACGGCCGCTTGGTCCCGGTCCGGCTCCATGGTCGCATCATTGAACGTAACAAAGCCCGTTTCATCTGGTCCAGCGTCGAGGATATCACCGATCGCAAACATGCCGAGGCCGAGATTAAACGCGAGCACGCCTTCTCGGAAGCTCTTATCGACAGCCTTCCCGGTGTCGTCTATCTATACGACCAGGAGATGAACTTCCTCAGGTGGAACAAAAACTTCGAGCGGGTTACCGGTTATGCGCCGGAAGAGATCTTGCGTCTGCAGCCGCTGGACTTTTTCGTAGAAAAGGATAAGGCGCTGCTCCAGAGCAGGATACAAGAGGTCTTCGTCAAAGGGGCGTCGAATGTGGAGGCCGGGTTCGTGGCCAAAGACGGCAGCAGCGCCCCATACTTCTTCACCGGTTTGAGAACCGAGATCGATGGCAAGACCTGTTTGATAGGGATAGGGATCGACATCTCCGACCGCAAACGTTTAGAGGAAGAACTGACCGCCCTGAACCTCAATCTTGAGACCCGCGTAGCGGAGCGGACCCAGGAACTGAACGAGAAGAGCGCCCAGCTCGCAGCCGCCAACGAGAAGCTCAAGGAAGTCGACCGCCTGAAGTCGATGTTCATCGCGTCCATGAGCCACGAGCTGCGCACCCCGCTGAATTCGGTGATAGGGTATTCGAGCATCATCCTCAATGAGTGGCTCGGACCTCTGCAGCCGACCCAGAAGGAGAATCTGGCCATCGTACTGCGCGCCGGCAAGCACCTCCTTTCCCTGATAAACGACGTCATCGACGTTTCCAAGATCGAAGCGGGTCAAATCGAGGTACATAATGAGGAGTTCGACCTCTTCGATCTGGTGCAGGAGGCGGCCCAGCAGCTGGAGCCCGAAATCAGGGGTAAGGGGTTGGCCTTTCCCGTCACCAATATCCACCTGCAACTGCTGGCCGACCGGCGCCGGCTGCTGCAGGCTGTGTTGAACCTGCTCAGTAATGCCATGAAGTACACGGTAGAAGGATCGATTCAGCTCGCAGTAAATTTCGATGGGACCTGGGCCGAAATCTCCGTGGCCGACTCCGGGATAGGCATCAGCGAGCAGGATGCCAAGCTGGTGTTTCAGCCCTTCCGACGGCTTGACTCTTCGCTCAGGGGAACGGTTTCCGGAACCGGGCTTGGCCTCTACCTTACCAACAAGCTGGTGAGGGAGGTGCTGGGGGGGACGATAACTTTTGTCAGCGCCGTCGGACAAGGTTCGACCTTTACCATCCGGATTCCGGTCACGGTCGGCGCCGATGCAGAGGCGAAGGAACGCGTGTCCTGA
- a CDS encoding PAS domain-containing protein — translation MEKLTITSRLLRMVTSALLVFLATVVGVKLLQPLGLRHPLLIYYPAVAVSAIYLGLEGGLTATLLSALSAAYFSIEPRSNFAIRDFEEQLYVAVFVLEGCIISYAAYKMRRAETAEAQIKIAKERTLAAERLEESEIRLRLALEGAKMGMWTLDVTSNQCELSDQEYDLLGDTKGGGLEPVDAFFERVHPDDREEFKRLLSEVLDHGDNFSHEFRIVRPDGEIRWLAARARLSRSRKGKPIRMHGVNYDVTSQRRFEEQLRHSENEARARANELAVLMDTVPAITFIAHDPECRDMSGSRKSREMLRVPEGKSVSASAPEGEFANSFHGFKDGRELSPEELPVQMAARGQEVHDYELTLVFNDGTSCEVIGNAVPLFDGAGKARGAIGAFLDITEQKRIQRELEKVRDELDKRVKERTAELRQALETLQRETEERIESVNLLIHQSRLAAMGEMIGYIAHQWRQPLNIMGLIVQEMPMVYGGGEFTEEYLKAQMDKARQLVMHMSATIDDFRDFFKPSKEKEVFKAGEMIRKTLALIEGVLKTQQITVHADQSGDPDIYGYIGECCQVLLSLLVNSRDAFLAREEIANRAITIRTFSEDGKTVLTISDNAGGIPEEIRDKIFDAYFTTKPPEKGTGLGLSLARKIIEKRMNGRFTFRDIVDGAEFRIEIDSKPAA, via the coding sequence ATGGAAAAACTCACAATAACAAGCAGACTTTTGCGCATGGTTACCAGCGCACTGCTGGTTTTCTTGGCCACGGTAGTGGGAGTGAAGCTGCTGCAGCCCTTGGGCCTACGTCACCCTTTACTGATTTATTATCCTGCAGTTGCCGTGTCGGCGATTTACCTCGGGCTGGAAGGGGGACTGACGGCGACGCTTCTGTCGGCACTTTCGGCGGCATACTTCTCAATCGAGCCGCGCTCGAATTTTGCTATACGAGACTTCGAGGAGCAACTCTACGTCGCCGTCTTCGTGCTGGAAGGGTGCATCATCTCGTATGCCGCCTACAAGATGCGTCGCGCTGAAACCGCAGAAGCGCAGATAAAAATCGCCAAGGAAAGAACGCTGGCGGCTGAAAGACTGGAGGAAAGCGAGATACGTCTGCGCCTGGCACTGGAGGGCGCCAAGATGGGTATGTGGACTTTGGATGTGACGTCGAATCAATGCGAGTTGAGCGACCAGGAATACGATCTGCTGGGCGACACCAAGGGAGGAGGCCTGGAGCCGGTTGATGCTTTCTTTGAGAGGGTACATCCCGATGACCGCGAGGAATTCAAACGCCTCCTTAGTGAGGTGCTGGATCACGGAGACAATTTTTCCCATGAATTCCGCATCGTCCGTCCGGATGGCGAAATCCGTTGGCTCGCCGCACGAGCGCGGTTATCACGCAGTCGAAAGGGAAAGCCAATTCGGATGCATGGGGTCAACTATGACGTCACTTCCCAAAGAAGGTTTGAGGAGCAACTCCGACACAGCGAGAACGAAGCGCGTGCTCGAGCAAACGAGTTAGCAGTATTAATGGATACCGTGCCAGCCATCACCTTCATAGCACACGACCCCGAATGCCGGGATATGTCGGGAAGTCGCAAGTCTCGTGAAATGCTACGCGTACCAGAGGGGAAAAGCGTATCGGCGTCTGCCCCCGAGGGCGAGTTCGCAAACAGTTTCCATGGGTTCAAGGACGGCAGAGAGCTCTCCCCGGAGGAACTTCCCGTCCAGATGGCTGCGAGGGGGCAGGAAGTACATGATTACGAGCTTACCCTTGTCTTCAACGACGGAACATCTTGTGAGGTTATTGGCAATGCAGTGCCGCTTTTCGATGGCGCAGGCAAGGCCCGTGGCGCAATCGGGGCTTTCCTTGACATCACCGAGCAGAAAAGGATCCAGCGGGAACTGGAAAAGGTCCGCGACGAACTGGATAAACGGGTGAAGGAACGGACGGCCGAGTTGCGCCAAGCCCTTGAGACCTTACAAAGGGAGACCGAGGAGCGCATCGAGAGCGTGAACCTGCTGATACATCAGAGCCGTCTGGCGGCAATGGGGGAGATGATCGGCTACATAGCGCATCAGTGGCGTCAGCCTCTTAACATCATGGGCTTAATCGTTCAGGAAATGCCGATGGTGTACGGGGGTGGCGAATTCACGGAGGAATACCTGAAAGCGCAGATGGATAAGGCGAGGCAACTTGTTATGCACATGTCCGCAACTATCGACGATTTCAGGGATTTCTTCAAGCCGAGCAAGGAAAAAGAGGTCTTTAAGGCCGGGGAGATGATAAGGAAAACGCTCGCCCTTATAGAAGGTGTCCTAAAAACCCAGCAGATCACGGTTCATGCAGACCAATCGGGGGATCCTGATATCTACGGCTACATCGGAGAGTGCTGCCAAGTGCTGCTCAGCCTTCTGGTAAACTCGCGGGACGCCTTTCTGGCCCGCGAGGAGATAGCGAACCGTGCCATCACGATCAGGACCTTTTCTGAGGACGGCAAGACGGTCCTCACTATCTCGGACAATGCGGGCGGAATACCCGAAGAGATTAGGGACAAGATCTTTGATGCCTATTTCACGACTAAACCCCCGGAGAAGGGGACCGGGCTCGGGCTGTCCTTGGCGCGAAAGATAATCGAGAAACGGATGAACGGGAGGTTCACCTTTCGTGACATAGTTGACGGTGCAGAGTTCAGGATCGAGATTGACAGCAAACCCGCTGCCTGA
- a CDS encoding PEP-CTERM sorting domain-containing protein translates to MTVKSLVFLTVLSFLVGLPVHARAVLINFDDVAAGTVINNHYSGVTFTKLLNGQYGGDIYANGTFPTMSESNPNVVSIFQSTYPGFDNRFGTIRATFATAQNSVSIDTILTAAPEGFGTTGIGYMKAYDALGHLLGTDTTSVLNVYETLTVAAPNISDIFFTVQFMEFPTYGAFDNLNFTTGDTTPPIPEPSTIILLGAGLAGLALARRRVRQ, encoded by the coding sequence ATGACAGTCAAATCATTAGTGTTCTTGACGGTTTTGTCGTTTCTGGTTGGTCTGCCTGTTCATGCACGGGCTGTCCTCATCAACTTTGACGATGTGGCAGCCGGCACGGTGATCAACAACCATTACTCAGGGGTGACCTTCACCAAACTTCTCAATGGGCAATACGGTGGGGATATCTATGCCAACGGGACGTTCCCAACAATGAGTGAATCAAACCCCAACGTCGTGTCGATTTTCCAATCGACCTACCCAGGCTTCGACAACAGGTTCGGTACAATCCGGGCGACATTTGCCACAGCTCAAAATTCGGTGAGTATTGATACAATCCTCACGGCCGCCCCTGAGGGATTTGGAACCACCGGGATCGGTTACATGAAAGCCTATGATGCCCTTGGACATCTTTTGGGGACCGATACCACTTCGGTTTTAAATGTTTACGAGACCTTGACTGTTGCTGCACCGAACATCTCCGACATCTTTTTTACGGTCCAGTTCATGGAATTTCCTACCTACGGCGCGTTCGATAATTTAAATTTCACCACCGGGGATACTACGCCGCCGATACCGGAACCCTCCACCATCATCCTTCTCGGTGCCGGCTTGGCAGGGCTTGCCTTAGCCAGGAGGAGAGTGCGGCAGTAA